From one Salmo salar chromosome ssa09, Ssal_v3.1, whole genome shotgun sequence genomic stretch:
- the LOC100196094 gene encoding dipeptidyl peptidase 1 encodes MKVSGVLLCVFLLWVEGSQADTPANCTYEDLLGSWVFQVSKGGQDKGINCSLMDTIDKSITVHLEKLSVAVDDLGNTGFFTLIYNQGFEVVLNDYKWFGFFKYSEQGSEVTSYCDQTLPGWVHDSLGNNWACFTAKRVVPIPPRSLHTHRYHPNNMLLQRSYKHNMDFIDSINMAQSSWKATAYSEHETYTLQQLMHRAGGPASHIPRRVGPAPVTATLVKMAAGLPERWDWRDANGVNYLSPVRNQASCGSCYSFALMGMLEARVRLQTNNTETPIFSPQQVVSCSQYSQGCDGGFPYLIGKYVQDFGIVEESCYPYAGTDSPCDVPDGCLRHYTSDYSYVGGFYGGCSESAMMLELVKNGPMGVAFEVYPDFMHYKEGIYHHTGLHDPYNPFELTNHAVLLVGYGQCHVTGQKFWVVKNSWGTAWGEGGFFRIRRGSDECAIESIAVAAKPIPKL; translated from the exons ATGAAGGTGAgcggtgtgttgctgtgtgtgtttctgctctgGGTGGAGGGCTCCCAGGCTGATACCCCGGCCAACTGCACATATGAAGACCTGTTGGGCTCCTGGGTGTTCCAGGTATCGAAGGGGGGGCAAGACAAAGGCATCAACTGCTCTCTGATGG ACACTATTGATAAGTCGATAACGGTGCACCTGGAGAAGCTGTCTGTGGCGGTGGACGACCTGGGGAACACGGGATTCTTCACCCTCATCTACAATCAGGGCTTTGAGGTTGTCCTCAACGACTACAAGTGGTTTGGCTTCTTCAAG TACTCTGAGCAGGGCTCTGAGGTGACCAGCTACTGTGACCAGACTCTGCCAGGCTGGGTCCATGATTCTCTGGGGAACAACTGGGCCTGCTTCACTGCCAAGAGGGTTGTCCCAATACCCCCtcgctccctacacacacaccgctaccatccCAATAACAT GTTGCTCCAGAGGTCCTACAAACACAACATGGACTTCATTGACTCCATCAACATGGCCCAGAGCTCCTGGAAAGCCACGGCCTACAGCGAACATGAGACCTACACTCTGCAGCAGCTAATGCACAGGGCTGGGGGACCAGCTTCACACATCCCCAG ACGTGTTGGCCCCGCCCCTGTGACAGCAACGCTAGTCAAGATGGCGGCCGGCCTCCCTGAGCGCTGGGACTGGAGAGACGCCAACGGAGTCAACTACCTCAGTCCTGTCCGCAACCAGG CTTCGTGTGGTAGCTGCTATTCCTTTGCCTTAATGGGAATGTTGGAGGCTCGTGTCCGACTCCAAACCAACAACACCGAGACTCCCATCTTCAGCCCACAGCAGGTCGTCTCCTGCTCCCAGTACTCCCAAG gtTGTGACGGTGGCTTCCCCTACCTCATTGGGAAGTACGTCCAGGACTTTGGGATCGTGGAAGAGTCGTGTTATCCGTACGCTGGGACAGATTCCCCGTGTGACGTTCCTGATGGCTGTCTCCGCCACTACACTTCGGACTACAGCTACGTGGGAGGGTTCTACGGAGGCTGCAGCGAGTCTGCCATGATGCTGGAACTGGTCAAGAACGGACCCATGGGGGTGGCCTTCGAG GTGTATCCTGACTTCATGCACTACAAGGAGGGTATCTACCACCACACGGGCCTTCATGACCCCTACAACCCGTTTGAGCTGACCAACCACGCGGTGCTGCTGGTGGGCTACGGCCAATGTCACGTCACGGGTCAGAAGTTCTGGGTGGTGAAGAACAGCTGGGGGACGGCGTGGGGCGAGGGGGGCTTCTTCAGGATCAGACGGGGGTCTGACGAGTGTGCCATCGAGAGCATCGCTGTGGCAGCCAAGCCCATCCCTAAACTGTAG
- the LOC106613230 gene encoding cysteine and histidine-rich domain-containing protein 1, giving the protein MPLMCYNKGCGKRFDPDDNPGDACTFHPGVPVFHDALKGWSCCTRRTTDFSDFLSIEGCSRGVHNREKPAEPIMPEVTSSEGRREKGEELKPRGDTYIIQAPKPLELIHRPSGEEPLVRLQQKVFSSLRQALEKLQLAENSQPHNTEEEGEEVKIGTSCKNGGCSKSFSGPGSDEECKHHPGVPNFHEGMKFWSCCRRKMSDFNCFLAQEGCATGSHLWRKPDQGMKVVPCRFDWHQTGSQVIISIYAKNSLPELSYAEANGTTVAIRVVFEGEKEFEQKINLWGVIDVSSSVVNMMSSKMEISMRKEEPITWARLDLPSPTDTPTEGGNGMGKGDA; this is encoded by the exons ATGCCGTTGATGTGCTACAACAAAGGTTGCGGAAAACGATTTGACCCAGACGACAACCCTGGTG ATGCCTGTACCTTTCACCCTGGTGTGCCTGTTTTTCACGATGCTCTTAAG GGCTGGTCCTGCTGCACGAGACGCACCACAGACTTCTCAGACTTCCTCAGCATAGAG GGCTGCAGCAGAGGTGTCCATAACAGAGAGAAGCCAGCGGAACCGATCATGCCGGAGGTGACCAGCtccgaggggaggagagagaagggggaggagctaAAGCCTCGCGGTGACACCTATATCATTCAGGCTCCTAAACCACTGGAGCTGATACACAGACCCAG tgGTGAGGAGCCCCTGGTCAGACTTCAGCAGAAGGTGTTCTCCTCCCTGAGACAGGCTCTGGAGAAGCTCCAGCTGGCCGAGAACAGCCAACCTCACAACACAG aggaagagggggaggaggtgaagattGGCACGTCCTGTAAGAATGGAGGCTGCTCCAAG TCTTTCTCTGGTCCAGGGAGTGACGAGGAATGTAAACACCACCCTGGAGTCCCTAACTTCCACGAGGG GATGAAGTTCTGGAGCTGCTGTAGGAGGAAGATGTCTGACTTTAACTGTTTCCTGGCCCAGGAGGGCTGCGCCACAGGAAGTcacctctggaggaaaccagACCAG GGGATGAAGGTGGTACCGTGTAGGTTTGATTGGCATCAGACTGGCAGCCAGGTCATCATCTCGATCTATGCCAAGAACTCTCTACCAGAGCTCAGCTATGCGGAGGCCAACGGCACCAcg GTGGCCATACGTGTGGTCtttgagggagagaaggagttTGAGCAGAAGATCAACTTATGGGGG GTGATCGATGTGAGTAGCAGCGTGGTGAACATGATGTCTTCCAAGATGGAGATCTCTATGCGGAAGGAGGAGCCAATCACCTGGGCCCGTCTGGACCTGCCCTCTCCCACAGACACACCCACTGagggggggaatgggatgggaaaGGGGGATGCATAG